A window of the Halopseudomonas phragmitis genome harbors these coding sequences:
- the coaBC gene encoding bifunctional phosphopantothenoylcysteine decarboxylase/phosphopantothenate--cysteine ligase CoaBC produces the protein MQRLVNKQVVLGISGGIAAYKSAELVRRLRDAGAEVRVVMTRGAREFITPLTLQALSGNPVHGELLDPAAEAAMGHIELARWADLVLIAPATADLMARLAQGRGDDLLTTLVLATDAQVAVAPAMNQAMWRDPATQANLDTLLARGIKVIGPGAGEQACGDIGPGRMLEPADIAAQAADCFERGLLSGRHVLINAGPTREALDPVRYLSNYSSGKMGFALAEAAVEAGARVTLVAGPVNLPTPARVKRVDVVSARDMLAACEAALPADLFIASAAVADYRPTECADNKLKKDPGCEDGLTLTLVRNPDILATLADHDQRPRWCVGFAAETDDVLNYAAGKLQRKNLDLIIANDVSQPGIGFNSDDNAVTLIDRQLQQHALPHASKAKLARQIITFIAEHLPGSPD, from the coding sequence ATGCAGCGGTTGGTCAACAAACAGGTGGTTCTGGGCATCAGCGGCGGCATTGCCGCCTATAAAAGTGCCGAGCTGGTACGGCGGTTGCGTGATGCCGGGGCCGAGGTGCGGGTGGTGATGACCCGCGGCGCCCGCGAGTTCATTACGCCACTGACCCTGCAGGCGCTGTCCGGCAACCCGGTGCACGGCGAACTGCTTGATCCAGCGGCCGAAGCCGCCATGGGCCATATCGAGCTGGCCCGTTGGGCCGATCTGGTGCTGATTGCGCCGGCTACCGCCGATCTGATGGCGCGCCTGGCCCAGGGCCGGGGCGATGACCTGCTGACCACCCTGGTGCTGGCCACCGACGCCCAGGTTGCCGTTGCCCCGGCAATGAATCAGGCCATGTGGCGCGACCCGGCCACTCAGGCCAACCTCGACACCTTGCTGGCCCGTGGCATCAAGGTCATCGGCCCTGGCGCAGGCGAGCAGGCCTGTGGCGACATCGGCCCAGGGCGAATGCTGGAGCCGGCCGATATCGCCGCCCAGGCCGCCGACTGTTTTGAACGCGGGCTGCTCAGCGGCCGGCACGTCTTGATCAACGCAGGGCCAACCCGTGAGGCGCTGGACCCGGTGCGTTACCTCTCAAACTACAGCTCGGGCAAAATGGGCTTCGCCCTGGCCGAAGCCGCCGTCGAAGCTGGCGCCCGGGTGACCCTGGTCGCTGGCCCGGTCAACCTGCCGACCCCGGCTCGGGTCAAGCGCGTTGATGTGGTCAGTGCCCGCGACATGCTGGCCGCCTGCGAAGCGGCGCTGCCGGCCGATCTGTTCATTGCTTCGGCGGCGGTGGCCGACTACCGGCCCACCGAATGTGCCGACAACAAGCTCAAGAAAGACCCTGGCTGCGAAGATGGCCTGACCCTGACGCTGGTGCGCAATCCTGACATCCTCGCCACGCTGGCTGACCACGACCAGCGCCCGCGCTGGTGTGTCGGTTTCGCCGCCGAGACCGACGATGTACTCAACTACGCCGCCGGCAAGCTACAGCGCAAGAATCTCGACCTGATCATCGCCAATGACGTCAGCCAGCCTGGCATCGGCTTCAACAGCGATGACAACGCGGTCACCCTGATCGACCGGCAGTTGCAGCAACATGCTCTGCCCCACGCCAGCAAAGCCAAGCTGGCCCGCCAAATCATCACCTTTATCGCCGAGCACCTGCCCGGCAGCCCAGACTGA
- the radC gene encoding RadC family protein — translation MPITDWPLAERPREKLLNQGAAALSDAELLAIFLRTGLPGRSAVDLARDLLSAFGSLRALLQADLKGFCVHAGLGPAKYVQLQAVMEMARRHLYEELQRGDALTSPGAVRRYLKSRLAALPHEVFACLFLDNQHRVIAFEELFRGTLDSASVYPREVLKRALAHNAAALILTHNHPSGVSEPSQADVQLTRRLREALGLVDIRVLDHLVVGDGEPLSLAERGLM, via the coding sequence ATGCCAATCACTGACTGGCCGCTGGCCGAGCGGCCACGGGAAAAGCTGCTTAATCAGGGCGCTGCGGCGCTGTCCGACGCCGAGCTGCTGGCAATCTTTCTGCGTACCGGGCTGCCTGGGCGTAGCGCGGTTGATCTGGCGCGCGATCTGCTCAGCGCCTTCGGTAGCCTGCGGGCCCTGCTGCAGGCCGATCTCAAGGGCTTTTGTGTGCATGCCGGGCTGGGGCCAGCCAAGTACGTGCAGTTGCAGGCTGTGATGGAAATGGCCCGCCGGCACTTATACGAAGAACTGCAGCGTGGTGACGCACTGACCTCGCCGGGCGCGGTGCGACGTTACCTGAAAAGCCGCCTGGCGGCCTTGCCTCACGAAGTGTTTGCCTGCCTGTTCCTGGACAACCAGCACCGGGTGATTGCCTTCGAGGAGTTGTTCCGCGGCACCTTGGACAGCGCCAGTGTTTATCCCCGCGAGGTGCTCAAGCGGGCGCTGGCCCACAACGCCGCTGCGTTGATTCTGACCCATAACCATCCGTCGGGTGTGAGCGAGCCGAGCCAGGCTGATGTGCAACTGACCCGGCGCCTGCGCGAAGCGCTGGGACTGGTGGATATCAGGGTGCTCGACCATCTGGTGGTGGGCGATGGCGAGCCGCTGTCACTGGCTGAACGCGGGTTGATGTAA
- the rpmB gene encoding 50S ribosomal protein L28 has product MSRVCQVTGKGPAVGNNVSHANNKTKRRFLPNLQYHRFWVESEKRFVRLRTSAKGMRIIDKRGIDVVLAEIRGRGEKV; this is encoded by the coding sequence ATGTCTCGAGTATGTCAGGTAACCGGCAAAGGGCCGGCCGTCGGGAACAATGTTTCCCACGCGAACAACAAGACCAAGCGTCGTTTTCTGCCGAACCTGCAGTATCATCGCTTCTGGGTTGAGTCGGAAAAGCGTTTCGTGCGTCTGCGCACTTCTGCCAAAGGCATGCGCATTATCGACAAGCGTGGTATCGATGTCGTTCTGGCCGAAATCCGCGGTCGCGGCGAAAAAGTTTAA
- the rpmG gene encoding 50S ribosomal protein L33, protein MRELIRLVSSAGTGHFYTTDKNKRTTPDKIEIKKFDPVVRKHVMYKEAKIK, encoded by the coding sequence ATGCGTGAATTGATTCGTTTGGTGTCTTCTGCCGGTACTGGTCACTTCTACACTACCGACAAGAACAAGCGCACTACTCCCGACAAGATCGAAATCAAGAAATTCGATCCGGTTGTGCGCAAGCACGTGATGTATAAGGAAGCCAAGATCAAATAA
- a CDS encoding peptidoglycan DD-metalloendopeptidase family protein: MRTWVLGLALLAGSPCGLASTIYKYTDENGVVTYTDRATPGAQVFVFRDRMVETFDKQVYVRSHKHAGGETLIVHNDLYAPVEIELEVHSVQHLSGAPEQPVRWVLPPRQQIRLVTLAPTGTGTPRYQYRLRHAIGDPRAEHSLSHYPLPWRGGPFRMTQGPGGRYSHTGPKGRYAIDIAMPEGTPILAARDGMVIKIENNQSGRGNNPAGNFVRLLHADGTMSVYLHLKRHSVAVQEGQWVRAGTQIAQSGNTGNSTGPHLHFVVQKNVGLNTVSIPFEFAQPVNSMPNFALGGDGER, encoded by the coding sequence ATGCGTACCTGGGTTCTGGGCCTGGCCCTGTTGGCCGGCAGCCCGTGTGGGCTGGCGTCGACCATCTACAAGTACACCGATGAAAACGGTGTAGTCACCTATACCGACCGGGCTACTCCTGGCGCCCAGGTCTTTGTATTCCGTGACCGCATGGTTGAAACCTTCGACAAGCAGGTTTACGTGCGTAGTCACAAGCACGCCGGCGGCGAAACCCTGATCGTCCACAATGACCTGTATGCGCCGGTCGAGATCGAGCTGGAAGTCCACTCAGTACAGCACCTCAGCGGCGCGCCCGAGCAACCGGTACGCTGGGTGCTGCCGCCGCGCCAGCAGATCCGCCTGGTAACCCTGGCTCCCACTGGAACCGGTACACCGCGTTACCAGTACCGCCTGCGCCACGCCATTGGCGATCCACGGGCCGAGCACAGCCTGAGCCATTACCCCCTGCCCTGGCGCGGTGGCCCGTTCCGCATGACCCAGGGCCCCGGCGGGCGCTACAGCCATACCGGCCCCAAAGGCCGCTACGCCATCGATATCGCCATGCCCGAGGGCACGCCTATTCTGGCCGCCCGCGACGGCATGGTGATAAAGATCGAGAATAATCAAAGCGGGCGTGGCAACAACCCGGCCGGCAACTTCGTCCGGCTGCTGCATGCCGACGGCACCATGAGCGTTTACCTGCACCTCAAGCGCCATTCGGTGGCGGTACAGGAAGGCCAGTGGGTGCGGGCCGGAACCCAGATTGCCCAGTCTGGCAACACCGGCAACAGTACCGGCCCGCATCTGCACTTCGTGGTGCAGAAGAATGTCGGCCTGAATACCGTGTCGATTCCCTTCGAGTTCGCCCAGCCGGTCAACAGCATGCCGAACTTTGCCTTGGGCGGTGACGGGGAACGCTAA
- the desA gene encoding delta-9 fatty acid desaturase DesA, whose translation MWYNGLLDLSVWQLVLITLVLTHITIVSVTVYLHRYSAHRSLELHPALQHFFRFWLWLTTSMNTREWTAIHRKHHAKCETPDDPHSPVHKGLWTVLRKGAELYMAEAKNEDTLRIYGKNCPDDWMERNVYSRFPIAGVTLMALIDLALFGVLGITVWAIQMLWIPVLAAGVVNGLGHAVGYRNFECKDAATNILPWGILIGGEELHNNHHTYPNSAKLSVKKWEFDLGWMWIRLFSLFRLAKVRRTAPIAHRVEGKKTLDMDTAMAILNNRFQIMAQYRKLVIKPLVQQELDRVDASVRHLFRRAKKLLSRETSLLGNQQQERIERMLDHSQALKVIYEKRLALQQIWGRTSANGHDMLQALRDWCQQAEASGIKALQEFAATLRTYSLQPAPAQ comes from the coding sequence ATGTGGTACAACGGTCTTCTCGATCTTTCGGTCTGGCAACTGGTGCTGATTACCCTGGTCCTGACGCATATCACCATCGTCAGTGTCACGGTTTACCTGCATCGCTATTCGGCCCATCGCTCGCTGGAGCTGCATCCGGCCCTGCAACACTTCTTCCGTTTCTGGCTGTGGCTGACCACCAGCATGAACACCCGCGAGTGGACCGCGATTCACCGCAAACACCACGCCAAGTGCGAAACCCCTGACGATCCGCACAGCCCGGTACACAAAGGGCTGTGGACTGTGCTGCGCAAAGGCGCCGAATTGTACATGGCCGAGGCCAAAAACGAAGACACCCTACGCATCTACGGCAAGAACTGCCCAGATGACTGGATGGAGCGCAACGTCTACAGCCGCTTCCCGATTGCTGGGGTAACCCTGATGGCCCTGATCGACCTGGCCCTGTTCGGGGTCCTGGGCATCACCGTGTGGGCCATCCAGATGCTGTGGATTCCGGTACTGGCTGCTGGCGTGGTCAACGGCCTTGGCCATGCCGTGGGGTACCGCAACTTCGAGTGCAAGGACGCCGCCACCAATATTCTGCCCTGGGGCATTCTGATCGGCGGTGAGGAGCTGCACAACAACCACCACACCTACCCGAACTCGGCCAAGCTGTCGGTCAAGAAATGGGAGTTCGATCTGGGCTGGATGTGGATTCGCCTGTTCAGCCTGTTCCGGCTGGCCAAAGTCCGCCGCACCGCGCCGATCGCCCATCGGGTCGAGGGCAAGAAGACCCTGGACATGGACACCGCCATGGCGATTCTCAACAACCGCTTCCAGATCATGGCGCAGTATCGCAAGCTGGTGATCAAGCCGCTGGTCCAGCAGGAGCTGGACCGGGTCGATGCCTCGGTGCGCCATCTGTTCCGCCGCGCCAAGAAGCTTCTCAGCCGGGAAACCAGCCTGCTGGGCAACCAGCAGCAAGAGCGCATTGAGCGGATGCTTGATCACAGTCAGGCGCTTAAGGTCATTTACGAGAAGCGCCTGGCGCTGCAACAGATCTGGGGGCGCACCAGCGCCAACGGGCACGACATGCTGCAGGCGCTGCGCGACTGGTGCCAGCAGGCCGAAGCCAGCGGCATCAAGGCATTGCAGGAATTCGCCGCCACTCTGCGAACCTACTCGCTGCAGCCTGCGCCAGCACAATAA
- a CDS encoding putative bifunctional diguanylate cyclase/phosphodiesterase: MTSTRSAWHITLIYLGVSVLWILFSDQALVILGLDEQTQQRLQTYKGLVFVSFTATLIFFVVRGHLRRLQQQGRALLRSEERFDLALSGSNDGVWDWDFEIGQGFFSSRCKAIIGYPVDAQLDVRQAWLKRLHPSDRKAALTALREHLLGDTPRYNHTHRIRHGEGHFIWIQASGRAIRDERGLPQRIVGIVRDVSELKNNEERLRQAAVVFDNTKEGVVVTDAHNRILNVNHAFCRITGYSRDQVLGQNPGLLKSGWHNDSFYQEMWTQLQATGSWQGEIWNRRKNSEIYPQWQTINAVYDSDGRLTHYVAVFADLSQLKRSQQEIDFLAHHDPLTRLPNRLLIMERLNNAVLRARRHNHRLGLISIDLDRFKNVNDSLGHSAGDELLRIAAERMTALCREEDTLARLGGDEFVMLVDQLEQVEELAVIAQRIQQAYTRPFDIAGQRIHISVSLGLSVFPDDCQDAGDLLKNADTAVSQAKNSGRNSYAFYTQALTERARRQLALESNLHQALAQQQLRVYYQPLIELHSGRLSGFEALVRWQHPELGMVAPDEFLPVAQRAGLMGLIDEYVLSQACRQMRTWLDAGYQLGTMAVNMSGYWLERGQVLGSVEQALHEAGLAADYLELEVTESEIMQHGEQCIELLDALRQRGVRLSIDDFGTGYSSLLRLKRLPVNKLKIDRGFIVDLPGDSNDSAIARAIIALAQSLQLQVTAEGIETEAQQTLLRELGCDIGQGYFFSRPLPAQQLQGLLQGTRIEA; the protein is encoded by the coding sequence ATGACCTCAACGCGCAGCGCCTGGCATATTACCCTGATCTATCTGGGCGTTTCCGTGCTGTGGATCCTGTTTAGCGATCAGGCTTTGGTGATACTTGGCCTGGACGAACAGACTCAACAGCGCCTGCAAACCTACAAGGGACTGGTGTTCGTCAGCTTCACCGCGACGCTGATTTTCTTCGTCGTGCGTGGCCACTTGCGCCGCCTACAGCAGCAGGGCCGGGCTCTGCTGCGTAGCGAAGAGCGCTTCGATCTGGCGCTCAGTGGCTCCAATGACGGGGTCTGGGACTGGGACTTCGAGATCGGGCAGGGGTTCTTTTCCAGTCGCTGCAAGGCCATCATCGGTTACCCAGTCGATGCCCAGCTCGATGTGCGCCAGGCATGGCTCAAGCGCCTGCACCCCAGTGACCGCAAGGCCGCCCTGACAGCCCTGCGTGAGCACCTGCTGGGGGACACACCCCGTTACAATCACACGCACCGCATTCGTCATGGCGAAGGCCACTTCATCTGGATTCAAGCCAGCGGCCGGGCAATCAGGGATGAGCGCGGCCTGCCACAGCGGATTGTCGGCATCGTGCGCGACGTCTCCGAGCTCAAGAACAATGAAGAGCGCCTGCGTCAGGCCGCAGTGGTGTTCGACAATACCAAGGAAGGGGTGGTCGTCACTGACGCCCACAACCGCATCCTCAACGTCAATCATGCCTTCTGCCGGATCACCGGCTACAGCCGGGATCAGGTGCTGGGCCAAAACCCCGGGCTGCTCAAGTCGGGTTGGCACAATGACAGCTTCTATCAGGAAATGTGGACCCAGCTGCAAGCGACCGGCAGTTGGCAGGGCGAGATCTGGAACCGACGCAAGAACAGCGAGATCTACCCCCAGTGGCAGACCATCAACGCCGTCTATGACAGCGACGGCCGGCTGACTCATTACGTGGCGGTATTCGCCGACCTCAGTCAGCTCAAACGCTCGCAACAGGAAATCGACTTCCTCGCCCACCACGATCCACTGACCCGGTTGCCCAACCGCCTGCTGATCATGGAGCGTCTGAACAATGCGGTACTGCGGGCACGCCGGCACAACCACCGGCTGGGCCTGATCTCGATTGACCTGGACCGGTTCAAGAACGTCAACGACAGTCTTGGCCACAGCGCCGGTGATGAACTGCTACGTATCGCCGCCGAGCGGATGACCGCACTGTGCCGTGAAGAGGATACCCTGGCGCGTCTGGGCGGCGACGAGTTTGTCATGCTGGTGGATCAGCTTGAGCAGGTTGAGGAACTGGCGGTGATCGCCCAGCGCATACAGCAGGCCTATACCCGGCCGTTCGACATAGCCGGCCAGCGCATCCACATCAGCGTCAGTCTTGGCCTCAGCGTATTCCCCGATGACTGCCAGGACGCTGGCGACCTGCTCAAGAATGCCGATACCGCCGTCAGTCAGGCCAAGAACAGCGGGCGCAACAGTTACGCCTTCTACACCCAGGCCCTGACCGAGCGGGCTCGCCGCCAGCTAGCGCTGGAATCGAACCTGCATCAGGCTCTGGCCCAGCAGCAGTTGCGGGTCTATTACCAGCCCCTGATTGAACTGCACAGCGGGCGGCTAAGTGGTTTTGAGGCGCTGGTGCGCTGGCAGCATCCGGAGCTGGGCATGGTCGCCCCCGATGAGTTCTTGCCCGTCGCCCAGCGTGCCGGACTTATGGGCCTGATCGATGAATATGTACTCAGCCAGGCCTGCCGGCAAATGCGCACCTGGCTGGATGCCGGCTACCAACTGGGCACCATGGCGGTCAACATGTCCGGCTACTGGCTAGAACGTGGTCAGGTACTGGGCAGTGTCGAACAGGCCCTGCACGAGGCCGGCCTGGCGGCCGATTACCTGGAGCTTGAAGTGACTGAAAGCGAAATCATGCAGCATGGCGAACAGTGTATTGAGCTGCTCGATGCATTGCGCCAGCGCGGCGTGCGGCTGTCGATCGACGACTTCGGTACCGGTTATTCCTCACTGCTGCGGCTCAAGCGCCTGCCGGTCAACAAGCTCAAGATCGACCGTGGCTTCATCGTCGACTTGCCCGGCGACAGCAACGACAGCGCCATCGCCCGCGCCATCATCGCCCTGGCCCAAAGCCTGCAACTGCAGGTCACCGCCGAAGGCATCGAAACCGAAGCCCAGCAAACACTACTGCGCGAACTGGGCTGCGACATCGGCCAAGGCTACTTCTTCAGCCGGCCCCTGCCGGCCCAGCAACTGCAAGGACTGTTGCAGGGGACGCGTATCGAGGCATAG
- a CDS encoding CRISPR-associated helicase/endonuclease Cas3 produces the protein MPNQASYFSYWGKASPLSQAGERFHLLPFHCLDVAACGQALISLPSFSLKPLAEELGWTQPQVESLFTFFLTLHDLGKFARAFQGLVPDLSPDLVPAEPGKCYDRRHDTLGWLLWSQDLAADDPIDNLPQPEHEFWAVWVRSVVGHHGKPPEEVADAGLTALELTDFFLRADRRAAREFVQALAGWMLPADLPVPDREQLKILRRHAWRLAGLAVLADWLGSNQGYFPYRSLPMSLPEYWELARQQAEHAVIASGLRWQPLRPWSNPLELFDYLREPTPLQAYAATVPLEHGPQLFLLEDVTGAGKTEAALILAQRLMQANLAHGLYFALPSMATANQMYQRVGGVYRRLYEPQAKPSLILSHGARQLIEGFRQSILQSAEQAEDCRYQPDEGSASVQCNAWLADNRKKALLAEVGVGTLDQALLAVLPARHQSLRLLGLAGKVLLVDEVHAYDPYMMTVLKTLLIAHARQGGSVILLSATLPLAAREELLAAYRFGLGVTAETVVDDRRYPLATQAGKSLNSHACETRPQLRRSVAVRPLHDEASVVELIVAQARVGRCVCWIRNTVDDARRANQLLAEHLPEEQRILFHSRFAMGHRLDIEAQVLARFGKASTGQVRAGQVLVGTQVLEQSLDFDVDLMVSDLAPVDLLIQRAGRLQRHARQASGDLAVDAVERREPPVLYLLTPEPVENPPADWYASLFPKACYVYPDAGRLWLGARALLQAGCIVTPGEQGQTGAVRELVEAVYGSEVDDVPNALKKASQDQLGKDMAMQSQAHFNGLRLDKGYCIDSSARWYEDHAVPTRLGDETQALYLALWTDGELQPLCADAAYPWEESAVRIAAHRARELAPDWQQQFAAPLEQLRNRYRLLEEPAFILPLVTSGTALVGKVLDEKGRVLDMRYDRQQGLSW, from the coding sequence ATGCCAAATCAAGCATCATATTTTTCCTACTGGGGTAAAGCATCGCCACTGAGTCAAGCTGGTGAACGATTTCATTTGCTACCTTTTCACTGCCTGGATGTAGCTGCCTGCGGTCAGGCGCTGATCAGCTTGCCGTCTTTTTCGCTCAAGCCTTTGGCCGAAGAGCTGGGTTGGACACAACCTCAAGTCGAGTCGTTGTTCACCTTTTTCCTCACCCTGCATGATCTGGGCAAGTTCGCCCGAGCCTTCCAGGGGCTGGTACCCGATCTTTCGCCGGATTTGGTTCCGGCTGAACCCGGCAAATGCTACGACCGGCGACACGATACGCTGGGTTGGCTGCTTTGGTCGCAGGATCTTGCCGCTGACGACCCCATAGACAATCTACCGCAGCCTGAGCACGAGTTCTGGGCCGTATGGGTGCGCAGCGTGGTCGGTCATCATGGCAAACCGCCGGAAGAGGTGGCCGATGCCGGCCTGACCGCGCTGGAGCTCACTGATTTTTTCCTGCGTGCCGATCGGCGCGCGGCCCGTGAGTTTGTGCAGGCGCTGGCTGGCTGGATGCTCCCGGCCGATTTGCCGGTGCCTGATCGCGAGCAGTTGAAGATACTCAGGCGGCATGCTTGGCGCCTGGCTGGGCTGGCAGTATTGGCCGACTGGTTGGGTTCGAACCAAGGCTATTTTCCCTATCGCAGCCTGCCGATGTCATTGCCGGAGTACTGGGAGTTGGCCCGGCAGCAGGCTGAACACGCCGTAATCGCGTCCGGGTTGAGGTGGCAGCCGCTGCGACCCTGGTCCAACCCGCTGGAGTTGTTTGATTATCTACGTGAACCGACGCCATTGCAGGCCTACGCAGCCACAGTGCCACTGGAACACGGGCCGCAACTGTTTTTGTTGGAGGATGTGACCGGGGCCGGCAAAACTGAAGCGGCATTGATACTGGCACAGCGCCTGATGCAAGCCAATCTAGCCCATGGCCTGTATTTCGCCCTGCCCAGCATGGCGACAGCGAATCAGATGTATCAACGGGTTGGAGGGGTATATCGCCGACTCTATGAACCTCAGGCAAAACCGTCATTGATATTGTCCCACGGTGCGCGCCAACTGATTGAGGGCTTCCGGCAAAGCATTCTGCAAAGCGCCGAACAAGCGGAGGATTGCCGTTATCAGCCCGACGAGGGCTCGGCCAGTGTTCAGTGCAATGCCTGGCTGGCGGACAACCGCAAGAAAGCGTTATTGGCTGAGGTTGGGGTGGGTACGCTGGATCAGGCTCTGCTTGCCGTACTGCCCGCTCGGCATCAGTCCCTGCGCCTGCTGGGGCTGGCGGGCAAGGTGTTGCTGGTGGATGAGGTGCACGCCTACGACCCTTACATGATGACCGTGTTGAAGACCCTGCTGATTGCGCATGCCCGGCAAGGTGGCAGCGTGATACTGCTCTCGGCCACCTTGCCACTGGCGGCCCGCGAAGAACTGCTGGCGGCCTATCGATTCGGGCTTGGCGTAACGGCTGAGACGGTTGTTGATGATCGGCGCTATCCGCTGGCTACACAGGCCGGCAAATCCCTGAACAGTCATGCCTGCGAAACGCGCCCACAACTGCGACGAAGCGTGGCTGTGCGTCCGTTGCACGATGAGGCGTCCGTGGTGGAGTTGATAGTTGCTCAAGCAAGGGTCGGTCGTTGCGTCTGTTGGATTCGCAACACCGTGGACGATGCGCGTCGGGCCAACCAATTGCTGGCTGAGCATCTGCCGGAAGAGCAACGGATACTCTTCCATAGCCGCTTCGCCATGGGCCATAGGCTGGATATCGAGGCACAGGTGCTGGCCCGTTTTGGCAAGGCGTCGACCGGACAGGTGCGTGCCGGGCAGGTGCTGGTGGGTACGCAGGTGTTGGAGCAGAGCCTGGATTTTGATGTCGATCTGATGGTATCTGATCTTGCGCCTGTTGATTTGCTGATTCAGCGAGCAGGACGGTTGCAGCGTCATGCGCGGCAGGCCAGCGGCGACCTGGCTGTTGATGCGGTCGAGCGGCGCGAACCCCCGGTGTTGTACCTGTTGACACCGGAGCCCGTCGAGAATCCGCCGGCGGACTGGTACGCCAGTTTGTTTCCCAAGGCTTGCTATGTCTACCCGGATGCAGGCCGGCTTTGGCTGGGCGCGCGGGCATTGTTGCAAGCGGGCTGTATTGTGACACCGGGTGAACAGGGGCAGACCGGCGCTGTGCGAGAACTGGTCGAAGCGGTGTATGGCAGTGAAGTTGACGATGTGCCGAATGCACTTAAGAAAGCCAGTCAGGACCAGCTCGGGAAAGATATGGCCATGCAGAGTCAGGCTCATTTCAACGGCCTGCGCCTGGACAAGGGCTACTGCATTGACAGCAGTGCCCGCTGGTATGAAGACCATGCCGTGCCCACGCGTCTTGGCGATGAAACCCAGGCGCTGTACCTGGCGCTATGGACCGATGGCGAGTTGCAGCCACTGTGCGCCGATGCGGCCTATCCCTGGGAAGAGTCCGCAGTGCGTATAGCCGCCCATCGTGCCCGCGAGCTGGCACCGGACTGGCAGCAACAGTTTGCCGCGCCACTGGAACAACTGCGTAACCGCTATCGGCTGCTGGAAGAGCCGGCCTTTATCTTGCCTTTGGTGACTTCAGGAACCGCTCTGGTCGGCAAAGTGTTGGATGAAAAAGGACGGGTGCTGGATATGCGTTATGACAGGCAACAGGGGCTGAGTTGGTGA